The sequence tgtcccctcgacgatcaccagtggtgtacggccagtgtaggagatcgctccccacaccatgatgccgggtgttggccctgtgtgcctcggtcatatgcagtcctgattgtggcgctcacctgctcggcgccaaacacgcatacgaccatcattggcaccaaggcagaagcgactctcatcgctgaagacgacacgtctccattcgtccctccattcacgcctgtcgcgacaccactggaggcgggctgcacgatgttggggcgtgagcggaagacggcctaacggtgtgcgggaccgtagcccagctacatggagacggttgcgaatggtcctcgacgataccccaggagcaacagtgtccctaatttgctgggaagtggcggtgcggtcccctacggcactgcgtagaatcctacggtcttggcgtgcatccgtgcgtcgctgcggtccggtcgcaggtcgacgggcacgtgcaccttccgccgaccactggcgacaacatcgatgtactgtggagacctcacgccccacgtgttgagcaattcggcggtacgtccacccggccacccgcatgcccactacacgccctcgctcaaagtcggtcaactgcacatacggttcacgtccacgctgtcgcggcatgctaccagtgttaaagactgcgatggagccccgtatgccgcggcaaactggctgacactgacggcggcggtgcacaaatgctgcgcagctagcgccattcgacggccaacaccgcggttcctggtgtgtccgctgtgcggtgcgtgtgatcattgcttgtacagccctctcgcagtgtccggagcaagtatggtgggtctgacacaccggtgtcaatgtgttcttttttccatttccaggagtgtatttgtgactatctcagcgccatctatcacaaaacgaaaaaagtggtctagctaaaacattcatatttctttacgaactacacgaatatgcaataaaaaatgggggttcctatttcaaaaacgcagttgatatccatttgacccatggcagcgccatctagcgggccaaccattgcgccatctggtttccccccttcaagctagacaaggttcggtctttgtagttttttcgtttgccgcctattttgtgagatatttggcccggtcacgatctacggaccatcctatatatatatatatatatatatatatatatatatatatatatatataacttctgcacaatttcaatttagtaatgtgttcattgtaaatgtgtgtgtgttagtacaaactaacttctgcaccatttcagtgcagtaatgtgttcatggtaaataagtattataggagttctattatatgtttattcattataaataaaaacttttttattttaaattcagtgcatgtgtatttgtaaaatgattctttcatatagtgttcattaaaaaatgatgatcattccaatTGTACCTGTGGaaagtacattagcttatttgtttcagttgtaaatatttgtcatgtattattgtttttctgacatgttctccaTTCTGgaagacctcctcactacggatcaattggaatgaaagtaaatctaacctTGTGTAATATACAAGTTATTTCCATTTAGGTTGAATATTCGATGTCTTGTATCATGTTCCTGGTCTAGTACTGTAGCTAATGCCTTTCACACATACATAAATTTCTCTGCTCGTTAACAAATGTGCTGTGTTTTTCTCAAGCGATATCTCCTGATTCTGTGTACCTTTTTGTTTACACGTGTACATTAAGCATTGGTTAGTGCTCTTTTCAGTTAGAAGTACCGATCATTGCAAgtgagatttgtgataaatgtgaaATTGTCTGACTCGTTATGGGCAGGTATGTGTGGCGAAGTTTAGTAATAGTCAGAGCATACGTAATTTTGTGAGTGTCTTGTAAACGTCCAACTAATAATCCCTACGATAATAAATGAAGTCGTCATGGTTCCAGCCGATTCTCAGTTTGAGAGCATTCAAAGTTAGTGTCAGTCAATAAATTCTCGTGCACGTAGCTGTTCCATGTACTTAAAACGCATGAAATATCAATGGGGAACAGCGTCTTTCGTAGTAGACAAAAGCACACAGCAAATTTTACGTTCGACGAGAAACTGCCACTAAATATGGACGTATTGTTAAATGGAAGCAAGTCGTTTcaataaaactgtagaggaagaagatCACTAGAGGACTCTTGTGTGTTATATTTCCGTTATCGTTTTGACGCCCTGTTTTACCCCACCGTACATTCTATGTTTCGACAGTGATGTATAAACCGACATTGACACCGAAAGCTACATGTCACATCACATCACGAGACAGAAGCGGTGTTTCTCACCGACAAAATGTGGTAAATAGAAACCCGATGAGTTTGGATGTTCTCCGAATGAGATGAGCTCCGCATTTAATCACACATTTTCTTTCGAGAAGACATCATTTGACTACTTACAAGAGTTTGGTGACTCTGTGCAACTTCTGCTGTCATAGAATAGATGTCTCCAAACAGAGTGAAGATGTCCACACAACAAGAGAATCCTCGTACATACTCAACGCTAGTCTCCCACCAGAATCATTTCAATGTAACTGAATCATACATGAGCAAGGAAAGCGATGTTCTGCGCTTCGCTGAGACGAGTAATTCGGGACCAGTATCAATTAGCGTTGAGAGAGAAGGGAACACGCCTTAGAATCTTCGCCGCGTTATGCACAATTAGCGCTGCGTATCTTTGCTAGGTCTGCGTGTTCACAGGATACCTTTTACCCCACTGGATGTTACGAAATAACATGTTCTCCAACCACATGTTCGTTTACTTCAGTGCACTGGTATGAGCGACGAAGGGACGTGTCCTTATGTCGGGAAAAGAGCGTAATTTCCCTATGTGTTGATATTTGCGATAAATAACGAGGAATATTTCTGAGCGCCAAGACGGGTGTCTCCTGACACCTGGTAACTAACTTTCAGTAATTTTAGATGTTTGGTACCATGAAGACGTGGTTGTCTCTTCGCGTTCTTTATGTGACACAGGTACTGGTCGCAGCAACGCCGGAAATAGCATTTTCTCCACATGTGGTGTTGGTGGGTACAGTAACAACATgtcaagatcttataagctgtatgTAGTAGTGTGATTCCTCTATAGTTTCTACATCTCATTGGGTTTCCTTTCTTTAGTATAGGGCAGATGACAGACTCCTTCCATTATTGTAGGATCCTTTCCTTCTTCCAAATGAAGCAGATTAAGTGGTATATACTCGCTTGTAGAGTAGCTAATGTgctaattaatttccttttttCCCTTCAGTATAGTTTTTAACGACTTCCAAGTAGTCCATTATGGTACAACCACTTTTAAAGCCTATTTCTCGTACTACCTGAAAAGATCCTATTCTTCTAGAAGTGGCTGATAAACTTTGCGGCTTAGTGAGAGGCTACTTCAATTTTTTATGAACATAGCATACTATCAGTTTGTGGCGGTCTTGTTTTATTTACAGAGAGATTCTACTGATAATTGATCAAATTCCTATTTTTAGTCCACCTTTGTACCAAAATTTAAGCACCAACGTCTTCAGACATCTTCCATTATACCTCGTTCAACTTTACTTATCATATTGGCCATTACTTTTGGAAAATCATTATTTCCTTTAGAAACGAGTGTTGTTCATTGCTTCAACTACGCAAATATCCATCCAATATTCATCGAAGACCTCGCTATTCATTTCcttatttttcttgtagtttgatctGTCTGTATTATCAAATTTTCGAAGCTTACCATACTTTGTTCGTTTCATAATTTCCAAGAAACTCTCATATTTTCCGTTGTAGAAgctattttacatttgtgatttactttcttttacatttttcaaaCCCACAACATATTTTCGTTTCTGGCTAAGTAAGGTATAGCTTTATCGAAAGAACGCAAACGTGCTTATGCTCCTTCGATTTGCTCTGAACTGTCTTAACCACCCATTTACATGAGGGCTGTCAACCACCATGCAATTTACTTCATTCTACATTCTTAAATAATTGCCAAACGTAAAAGAAGTAATACAGGAGAGATTAGATCCTAGGACTGAGTCTTGCACATTTATGTTTCTATTTTGCTACTTAGCCAGGAAGCCACATTTTGGTTAAGACCGTTGGTTTACTGTCTCAATCTTTTGTGAACATATAACCTTGATTTTGTGAGATTCTATACACATTGCTTTATTTGATCTGCCGTATGCCCAATTTCTCATACGTATTCTCACAGTTTACATATAGGTTTTTCTGTCAGATGAGCTAGTTTCTTCCTAAATTTGTGCGAATCTTTACTCTGGATATTGCTAATGTGTTTCAGCTCAAAGTTATATCATAAAGCGTTTTAACGCAGTCGCTTCTTACACGAATTCCTTATAATTGTAAAATACATTTAACTTCAAGTTTAATTATATATAATGCTATCGTTGAAACTGTTAcggttataggaagaataattcttgattgtTGAGACATTATCCTTTTAGATCATGAATTTTCGGTATATGATATAATCAGAGCCGAAAATCTAACACTTTTTACATGCGATATTCTGAAAGAATATGGAATATCTTGCTTAGTGTTACGTAAGTGTAAGTTATTGTAGCAGACACTCATGAGAGATGCATGACAAAGAataaaacatggctctgagcactatgggacttaagatctatggtcatcagtcccctagaacttaaaactacttaaacctaaccaacctaaggacagcacacaacacccagccatcacgaggcatgaCAAAGAATAGGCTTGGATAGTAGTGTCATTATTTttaggacactgtttgaggaaacCAGTATTGTTATTAATCATCCTGTGACACTGATAACTCAGAGCCAAaactatttcatttctcagagaCATCATATTCGTAAATAAAATACTACTACCTCAGTATCTTATTTATGAGAACCTGTAAATTTATAACGGTAAAGTTGTTTCTTTGAGACAGGTGTGATTCTCGACAGAGGATTTATCAAGTCTGGGTGTCGATAAATAGATTAAATTCTTGGGGATGCCATATGATGTTGGGAAAATTTTGTCATTGATCTAACATTTTTGGCTGGAAGGCACGTCCCTCAAAACAAGTTTGTGTAATTGCCTTCATTACAAAATACTTGAGGATGAGTTGTATTGTCGCAAGAATATAGCAGTTTTGCCATTTAAAACATAACAGGGTATGTAAACAGGGAAAATTAAAGAACACGTCAgtacacaaaattaattaatgcaGCTCTGTTATAAATTTAAGAAACTATCTTGTTATTGGTTAAAGCATTtgtacaaattacaaataaatcTGACCGTGACATCTCCTGAAAACAAGAGCTGTTAGCTGCCAAAAGTTAACAGCAATGTACCAGGGGACAGGGGTAGGCGTTGCACACTTTCTCGAGTGATTTGAAGGGTCGGTTCAAAAACTGGTTTTGATATTCAGGCACGTGAATAATTCGGTGACATGAAGTGACTGGCCGCTCAGCCGACCAGTGTAAGTGCCGCATTACTTCCAATGATCGACATAGCTTGCTGGAGTGTTGGTCTCGTCGGACGTGGCAGCGGTGTGGGGCGCACCGCGACGGGTCGGCTGCCGAAGGCGACCACGGGCCGGTAGCCGTTCTCGTCGGCTTCGTAGGTGACGCTGTAGGTGGCGCCGCCCGCGTCTGGCGGCTGCCACGAGAAGCTGCCCCGCAGGCGCACGCCGTCGCCCTCGGTGCCGAACTGCTCCTGCCGGATGCCGTTGCCCGTCTCGAACCTGCGCAAGCATTACACCCACAAATTATCACTGCGGAGGatagtgccacacacacacacacacacacacacacacacacacacatacacagaaaggTTGTCAGTGTACGTGGGTGCGTGGCTCGGAAACG comes from Schistocerca piceifrons isolate TAMUIC-IGC-003096 chromosome 8, iqSchPice1.1, whole genome shotgun sequence and encodes:
- the LOC124711533 gene encoding flexible cuticle protein 12-like, with the protein product MAVIKIFLVAVIVKVVLAAPQFNPRDAPIVVLENDFNGVEPWHWRFETGNGIRQEQFGTEGDGVRLRGSFSWQPPDAGGATYSVTYEADENGYRPVVAFGSRPVAVRPTPLPRPTRPTLQQAMSIIGSNAALTLVG